In Mastigocladopsis repens PCC 10914, a single window of DNA contains:
- a CDS encoding MgPME-cyclase complex family protein — MQTYYYLLASQRFLLEEEPMDEVLRERTRHYHEQEKEIDFWVVRQPAFLEAPQMAEVKAKCPQPAVAIISTNPQFITWLKLRLEYVIRGEFLAPSPEIPDALASLSAVS; from the coding sequence ATGCAAACTTACTATTACCTTTTGGCAAGTCAACGCTTTCTTCTCGAAGAAGAACCGATGGACGAAGTTTTGAGGGAACGCACTCGTCATTACCACGAACAAGAAAAAGAAATTGATTTTTGGGTAGTTAGGCAGCCAGCTTTTTTAGAAGCGCCCCAAATGGCAGAAGTTAAAGCGAAGTGCCCCCAACCAGCAGTGGCGATTATTTCCACTAATCCCCAATTTATTACCTGGTTGAAACTTCGATTGGAGTACGTGATCAGAGGCGAATTTCTGGCTCCTTCACCTGAAATTCCTGATGCATTGGCATCCTTGAGCGCCGTTTCTTGA
- a CDS encoding hemerythrin domain-containing protein: protein MATAKTKDILALIEAEHRQIEQLLAEAENAKNTQLYNYFNQIYKALNLHTGAEELVFYPAMQEYEETKKYILEAEEEHEETKALLEELKVLKPNDSEFKTKMSDLKKAVQHHVKEEESEIFSAVQKCMNQEQLIQLGQEFQEAKAKLEEDVEVAMTT, encoded by the coding sequence ATGGCTACAGCTAAAACAAAAGATATCCTGGCATTAATCGAGGCAGAGCATCGCCAAATTGAGCAACTGTTAGCAGAAGCAGAAAATGCTAAAAATACCCAGTTGTATAATTACTTTAATCAAATCTATAAAGCCTTGAATTTACACACCGGAGCTGAAGAGCTTGTCTTCTACCCAGCAATGCAGGAGTACGAAGAGACTAAAAAATATATCCTAGAAGCTGAAGAAGAACACGAAGAAACCAAAGCGCTTTTAGAAGAACTTAAGGTGCTAAAGCCAAATGACTCTGAGTTCAAAACAAAAATGAGTGACTTGAAAAAAGCGGTTCAGCACCATGTAAAAGAAGAAGAAAGCGAAATTTTTAGCGCTGTCCAAAAGTGTATGAATCAAGAACAACTGATTCAACTAGGTCAGGAGTTTCAAGAAGCTAAAGCCAAGCTCGAAGAAGATGTTGAAGTAGCAATGACAACTTAA
- a CDS encoding DUF433 domain-containing protein → MSKESLLSRISIDANICFGKPCIREHRIWVSLILDFLASGMTIEHLLEEYPGIEREDILACIAYGAEMARDYYVEIPLGTQKEVSK, encoded by the coding sequence ATGAGTAAAGAAAGTTTACTATCTCGCATATCTATTGATGCCAATATCTGCTTTGGCAAGCCATGTATTCGGGAACATCGCATCTGGGTTTCCCTGATTTTGGACTTTCTAGCTAGTGGGATGACAATTGAGCATCTGCTTGAGGAGTATCCGGGTATAGAGCGAGAAGATATTCTTGCTTGTATTGCCTATGGTGCTGAAATGGCAAGGGATTATTATGTCGAAATTCCCCTCGGAACCCAGAAGGAAGTATCAAAGTGA
- a CDS encoding Lin0512 family protein, translated as MARKRLIIEMGMGVDQHGQEPTVAAARAVRNAIAHNALPGVWEVAGLSDPNDMIVEVKVAVPYPEQVRKEEVLAVLPFGRKTLTVESGGMIVQGKAIAALNDKNDDMLIAVAAVTVLVENE; from the coding sequence GTGGCACGCAAACGCCTAATTATTGAAATGGGGATGGGAGTGGATCAGCATGGACAGGAACCAACGGTTGCAGCTGCAAGAGCTGTGAGAAATGCGATCGCACACAATGCTTTGCCTGGTGTTTGGGAAGTCGCTGGCTTGAGTGACCCAAATGACATGATAGTTGAGGTCAAGGTTGCAGTCCCTTACCCAGAACAAGTAAGAAAAGAGGAGGTTTTGGCTGTGTTGCCTTTTGGTCGCAAAACTCTCACTGTTGAGTCTGGGGGGATGATCGTTCAGGGTAAAGCAATTGCGGCGCTCAATGATAAAAATGATGATATGTTGATTGCTGTCGCTGCGGTTACAGTTCTGGTGGAAAATGAGTAA
- the folD gene encoding bifunctional methylenetetrahydrofolate dehydrogenase/methenyltetrahydrofolate cyclohydrolase FolD, with protein METKTAKLLDGKALAEKIQQELSAAIKELQPQIKRPPGLAVLMVGDNAASAAYVRGKERACQKVGITSFGKHFPTQTTQAELEEVIAALNDDQRVDGILVQLPLPNHLDAVALLHQIAPDKDADGLHPVNLGRLVRGEEGLRSCTPAGIMRLLQEYAIQVQGKQAVVVGRSILVGKPLALMLLEADATVTVAHSRSLSLPSITKNADILIAAVGRPELITGEMVKPGAVVIDVGINRVTDSNGNSRMVGDVHFESTAGVAEFLTPVPGGVGPMTVAMLLQNTVNSYSQRSKS; from the coding sequence ATGGAAACAAAAACAGCCAAACTTCTTGATGGTAAAGCCTTAGCTGAAAAAATTCAGCAAGAACTTTCTGCTGCCATTAAAGAATTACAACCCCAAATAAAACGCCCGCCTGGTTTAGCAGTGCTGATGGTGGGAGACAACGCAGCATCAGCGGCTTACGTACGCGGTAAAGAAAGAGCTTGTCAGAAAGTGGGGATTACCTCTTTTGGCAAGCATTTTCCCACACAAACCACCCAAGCAGAACTCGAAGAAGTGATTGCTGCACTCAACGATGATCAAAGGGTGGATGGTATTCTTGTGCAATTACCCCTACCTAACCATCTGGATGCTGTGGCGCTTTTGCATCAAATAGCGCCAGATAAAGACGCCGATGGACTGCACCCAGTTAACTTAGGGCGACTGGTACGGGGAGAGGAGGGTTTACGCAGTTGTACTCCCGCAGGGATCATGCGACTGTTGCAGGAATATGCAATTCAGGTGCAGGGAAAACAGGCGGTGGTCGTAGGACGCAGTATTTTGGTGGGCAAACCACTGGCTTTGATGCTATTGGAAGCAGATGCTACGGTGACTGTAGCTCATTCGCGATCGCTTAGTTTGCCATCCATCACCAAAAATGCGGATATTCTCATTGCAGCAGTCGGTCGTCCAGAACTCATTACTGGCGAGATGGTGAAACCGGGCGCTGTTGTGATAGATGTGGGGATAAATCGTGTTACAGACTCAAATGGCAACAGTCGCATGGTTGGCGATGTTCACTTTGAGTCAACTGCTGGTGTTGCTGAATTTCTCACACCAGTCCCTGGTGGTGTTGGTCCAATGACGGTAGCAATGTTACTGCAAAATACGGTGAATAGCTACAGCCAACGCTCCAAAAGTTAG
- a CDS encoding metallophosphoesterase family protein, whose amino-acid sequence MSHDSLYHIRTKTAITSISNRPIHQIPYLTHSPNSAGIVNRVLPILLAKVDSLPEGLEAIIATSDLQGIDPKNHRLLGHRVSEELENLAESGKIPPLQTTGVILAGDLYAQIDKRGGVGDVREVWQAFSRRFRWVAGVGGNHDSFGRTPQEIQAFQNGQGIHYLDGDLTCVDGIRIAGISGIIGKKTKPFRRAEEDFRKLVRELLNELPDILILHEGPNDVQARLMGNESIRSELTQGSNLLVICGHSHWRVPMTAMPKGVQVLNVDSRVVVMHRY is encoded by the coding sequence ATGTCCCATGATTCTTTGTACCATATCCGAACCAAAACTGCCATAACCTCTATTTCCAACCGACCTATTCATCAAATACCATATCTTACCCATTCACCCAATAGTGCTGGTATAGTTAACAGGGTTCTGCCCATTTTGTTAGCAAAAGTTGACTCACTACCAGAAGGGTTGGAAGCTATCATCGCTACTAGCGACCTACAAGGGATTGACCCAAAAAATCACCGCCTTCTGGGTCATCGTGTTAGTGAAGAACTAGAAAACTTAGCAGAGTCGGGAAAAATTCCACCGCTACAAACAACAGGCGTAATCTTAGCAGGAGACCTTTACGCACAGATAGATAAGCGTGGTGGTGTGGGAGATGTGCGTGAAGTTTGGCAAGCTTTTAGTCGCCGTTTTCGGTGGGTTGCTGGGGTAGGAGGAAACCACGACAGTTTTGGAAGAACACCACAGGAAATCCAAGCATTTCAAAATGGGCAAGGTATACATTATTTAGATGGCGATCTCACTTGTGTTGATGGAATTCGCATCGCTGGAATTTCAGGAATTATTGGCAAGAAAACTAAGCCTTTCCGTCGTGCTGAAGAAGATTTTAGAAAACTTGTACGGGAACTACTCAACGAGTTACCAGACATTTTAATTCTGCATGAAGGACCCAACGATGTCCAAGCCAGATTGATGGGGAATGAGTCCATTCGTAGCGAACTCACTCAAGGGAGTAATTTGTTGGTTATCTGCGGTCATTCACATTGGAGAGTGCCAATGACAGCTATGCCCAAAGGAGTACAAGTGCTGAATGTTGATAGTCGTGTTGTTGTCATGCACAGATATTAA
- a CDS encoding divergent PAP2 family protein — protein sequence MQDIGDILDNRVLWVALVACLMAQALKLIIELLKNRKLNISVLVATGGMPSAHSALVTALSTGVGQTLGWASPEFALSMVFAIIVMYDAAGVRQAAGKQARILNQMIDELFHEHPEFNGDRLKELLGHTPVQVIAGSALGITVSWLARSAGMLVVSP from the coding sequence ATGCAGGACATAGGCGACATATTAGACAACCGAGTGTTGTGGGTTGCTCTAGTAGCTTGTTTGATGGCTCAAGCATTGAAGCTTATCATTGAGCTACTCAAGAATCGGAAACTGAATATAAGTGTTTTAGTAGCAACTGGCGGTATGCCGAGTGCCCATTCAGCACTGGTCACAGCCCTATCAACTGGAGTGGGGCAAACTCTTGGTTGGGCTTCTCCTGAATTTGCGCTATCCATGGTTTTTGCCATTATAGTCATGTATGACGCCGCTGGAGTTCGCCAAGCTGCTGGAAAGCAGGCTCGTATCCTCAATCAAATGATTGATGAATTATTTCACGAACACCCAGAATTTAATGGCGATCGCCTTAAAGAATTGCTGGGACACACACCGGTTCAAGTCATAGCTGGGTCGGCGTTGGGTATCACCGTCTCATGGTTGGCAAGATCAGCCGGTATGTTGGTTGTCAGTCCATAG
- a CDS encoding nucleoside phosphorylase, translating into MTHGKLYHIGFGRDDLGELPPTIALLSGDPERARLIAQSYLHSVRLLSENRGLNSYMGILPNGKALLSATSGMGAPSTSIVVNELIQVGIRLIIRVGTCGSIQEHVSVGSIVITSAALCRQGAANDIAPVEYPAAADPFVTVALAKAARELKVKYHLGITASVDTFYEGQERTQSVNRNLLRSLRGVTEEYRSLNVLNYEMECGTLLKMAGVYGFRSACVCGVVAQRTVGEEVILAQKDVAIDNAIKVAVQVAEQWQEPEA; encoded by the coding sequence ATGACTCATGGGAAGCTGTATCATATCGGGTTTGGAAGAGATGACCTTGGGGAGCTACCACCAACCATTGCCTTATTATCCGGCGACCCTGAACGGGCACGGCTGATTGCTCAGTCTTATTTGCACTCTGTGCGTCTTTTGTCCGAAAATCGGGGTTTGAACAGTTATATGGGCATTCTGCCCAACGGGAAGGCGCTCCTATCTGCAACGAGTGGTATGGGAGCGCCCTCCACAAGCATTGTCGTCAACGAGTTGATACAAGTTGGTATTCGGCTGATCATTCGCGTTGGCACTTGCGGTTCTATTCAAGAACACGTATCTGTTGGTAGCATCGTGATTACCAGTGCTGCCTTGTGTCGGCAAGGAGCAGCCAATGACATTGCACCTGTTGAGTATCCCGCAGCAGCAGATCCGTTTGTCACGGTAGCCTTGGCTAAGGCTGCACGGGAACTGAAGGTGAAATATCATTTGGGCATTACTGCGTCAGTTGATACTTTCTACGAGGGACAAGAGCGAACCCAGTCTGTAAATCGAAATTTGTTGCGCTCACTGCGGGGTGTGACAGAAGAATATCGCTCTTTGAATGTGCTGAACTACGAAATGGAATGTGGGACTTTGTTAAAAATGGCAGGGGTGTATGGTTTTAGATCTGCCTGTGTATGTGGTGTAGTTGCCCAACGCACAGTTGGTGAAGAGGTGATTTTGGCACAGAAAGACGTTGCCATTGACAATGCTATCAAGGTGGCGGTACAGGTAGCAGAGCAATGGCAAGAACCTGAAGCATGA
- the crtE gene encoding geranylgeranyl diphosphate synthase CrtE, whose amino-acid sequence MVAADNLQKTPESSQFDLRAYLKERQKLCEDALDKAIPIRYPEKIYEAMRYSLLAGGKRLRPILCLASCEMMGGTIEIALATACALEMLHTMSLIHDDLPAMDNDDYRRGKLTNHKVYGEDIAILAGDGLLAYAFEYVVTHTQNVPLERVLQVIARLGRATGATGLVGGQVLDLESEGKTDISLETLNFIHNHKTAALLEACVVCGGILAGASSEDVQRLSRYSQNIGLAFQIIDDILDITATGEQLGKTAGKDQKAQKVTYPSLWGLQESKQKAQHLISDACAELEPFGEKALPLKELAHFITNRKH is encoded by the coding sequence ATGGTAGCAGCAGATAACCTTCAAAAAACTCCAGAATCATCTCAATTTGACCTACGAGCTTATCTCAAAGAGCGACAAAAGCTTTGTGAAGATGCTTTGGATAAAGCGATTCCCATACGTTATCCAGAAAAAATTTACGAAGCAATGCGCTACTCGCTCTTAGCTGGAGGTAAGCGTTTGCGCCCGATTCTTTGCCTTGCTAGCTGTGAGATGATGGGCGGTACAATCGAAATAGCACTTGCGACTGCTTGTGCTTTGGAAATGCTCCACACAATGTCGTTAATTCACGACGACTTACCGGCAATGGATAATGACGATTACCGTCGCGGTAAGCTGACCAATCACAAAGTTTATGGTGAAGATATCGCCATTTTGGCAGGGGATGGCTTGTTGGCTTATGCTTTTGAGTATGTTGTCACTCACACCCAGAATGTACCATTAGAGCGAGTCTTGCAGGTGATTGCTCGTTTGGGTCGTGCCACAGGAGCTACTGGCTTGGTCGGCGGTCAAGTGCTAGATTTAGAGTCGGAAGGAAAAACAGATATCTCCCTAGAAACGTTGAATTTCATTCATAACCACAAAACAGCTGCTCTGTTAGAAGCTTGCGTTGTTTGTGGCGGTATTTTAGCAGGAGCATCATCTGAAGATGTCCAAAGACTGTCTCGCTATTCCCAAAATATTGGGCTTGCCTTCCAAATTATCGATGACATTCTAGATATTACTGCAACGGGTGAGCAATTGGGCAAAACTGCTGGTAAAGACCAAAAGGCTCAAAAAGTCACTTATCCCAGCCTTTGGGGACTCCAAGAATCAAAACAAAAAGCTCAACACCTGATTTCGGATGCTTGTGCAGAATTAGAACCTTTTGGAGAAAAAGCTCTACCCCTAAAGGAATTAGCCCACTTTATCACCAATCGCAAGCATTAA
- a CDS encoding DUF760 domain-containing protein codes for MNNLSNLNSESFGSKASGNNLLWQYVQSMSPETVAELYKPSSPDVLQAMERTIVTMLGSLPSEDFNVLITTSRDNLGRLLASAMLNGYFLHNAEQRMVFEKSLQAADAQSED; via the coding sequence GTGAATAATCTGTCAAATCTCAACTCAGAATCTTTTGGTAGCAAGGCTTCAGGCAACAACTTACTATGGCAGTACGTTCAATCTATGAGTCCTGAAACAGTTGCCGAACTTTATAAACCGTCTTCTCCTGACGTGCTTCAGGCAATGGAGCGTACTATTGTAACGATGTTGGGAAGCTTACCATCAGAAGATTTCAACGTATTGATTACTACCAGCCGCGATAATCTTGGAAGGCTACTGGCTTCTGCCATGCTGAATGGTTACTTTTTGCATAACGCCGAACAGCGGATGGTGTTTGAAAAGTCTTTGCAAGCAGCAGATGCTCAATCAGAGGATTAA
- a CDS encoding DUF5615 family PIN-like protein, with translation MRLKLDENLGSVRVVTLLRLVGHDVATVREQNLTGTADVQLIDICRSEGRCLVTLDRGFGNRIRFNPCDYPGIVIIRLPSQPTPEDLGFAVETLIRGLDEAKVDGKLWIIQQGRILEYQALDDDEKT, from the coding sequence GTGAGGCTCAAACTTGATGAAAACCTTGGCAGTGTTCGTGTTGTTACACTGTTACGTTTGGTTGGACATGATGTCGCAACAGTGCGCGAACAAAATCTGACTGGAACAGCAGATGTGCAGTTAATTGATATCTGCCGCAGCGAAGGAAGATGTTTGGTGACTTTGGATAGGGGTTTTGGGAATCGCATCCGGTTTAACCCCTGTGATTATCCTGGTATTGTAATCATCCGTCTGCCATCTCAACCCACACCGGAAGATTTGGGCTTTGCAGTAGAGACGTTAATTCGTGGGTTAGATGAGGCAAAAGTTGATGGGAAGCTGTGGATTATCCAGCAGGGAAGAATTTTGGAGTATCAAGCACTAGATGATGATGAAAAAACTTAA
- a CDS encoding S9 family peptidase: protein MRCESGVGTLEDASTSTVKMDNFPINPPIIEQLWQSPPEPINQILNAPPPPIILLSPNSQWMVELEKPLLLPIALLTQPEVPLAGLIINPKTNAPARHNAFRSMKITAIAEGTLASVEMSKTVALPDNAQIGFLKWSPDSQKLAFTLTQPTGLELWVMDVADFTPRRLTEPVLNAAYGEPYRWLSDETLICKFIPPSRGKPPSEPAVPPGPLIQENLDGKSPTRTYTNLLQNPYDEALFEYYLTSTLEKVTLDGERTLLVSSSLIHEAIPSPDGKFILLTTRHRPFSYQVPVSYFPKKIQVIDDIGKLVYEVADVPLFVRRTTKFDEVRTGRRGVSWRSDAKATLSWIEALDEGNPTRDVPKRDALFELDVPFSDTPKQLWQSEYRFHHLAWGKEDVALVWERWYDTRKERIWRIHPKAPEIPPQLLFDRSYEDKYSDPGSTLMTLGPYRYRVLRFAPQGNVIYLNGRGASPNGVYPFLDSLDLETGETHRLWQCQDPYFEEICYVLDDEAQTVMTRRQSQTEPPNYFLFNRRDNQIPIALTHYQDPAPQLAGVHGELVKYQRADGVQLSAKLYLPPGYDAKRDGSLPMLFWVYPEEFKDREFAGQITKSENTFSRPSRASVLFLLTQGYAVLSGPTLPIIGEGDGEPNDTYVEQLIAGAQAAVDYVVGRGIADPNRIGISGHSYGAFTTVNLLGHTDLFRIGIARSGAYNRTLTPFGFQGEQRNFWEAQQTYIHMSPFTHAAKVKAPLLLIHGEKDSNAGTYPLQTERLYEALKGLGVTVRWVVLPLEDHGYRSSEGVAHVLWEMVNWCDKYLK from the coding sequence ATGCGTTGTGAGTCAGGTGTTGGTACTTTGGAAGATGCGAGCACTTCTACCGTCAAAATGGACAATTTCCCGATAAATCCCCCCATCATTGAACAATTGTGGCAATCCCCCCCAGAACCGATTAACCAAATTCTCAATGCTCCACCGCCACCAATAATTTTGCTCTCTCCAAATTCGCAATGGATGGTGGAGTTAGAAAAGCCCTTGTTACTTCCTATTGCCTTACTGACACAACCAGAAGTTCCGCTGGCTGGATTAATCATCAATCCCAAAACGAACGCACCTGCTCGCCACAACGCTTTCCGGAGTATGAAAATAACGGCGATCGCGGAGGGTACCCTAGCCTCGGTTGAAATGAGCAAAACGGTAGCGCTTCCTGACAATGCCCAGATTGGCTTCTTAAAGTGGTCACCTGATAGTCAAAAACTGGCATTTACCCTGACTCAACCAACGGGACTGGAACTGTGGGTTATGGATGTTGCAGATTTCACTCCCCGGCGCTTAACTGAGCCAGTACTTAACGCTGCCTATGGAGAACCGTACCGTTGGCTGTCGGATGAGACACTTATCTGCAAGTTCATTCCACCATCACGCGGTAAGCCTCCCTCTGAACCAGCCGTTCCTCCAGGACCCTTGATTCAAGAAAACTTGGACGGTAAAAGCCCTACTCGGACTTACACAAATCTACTGCAAAATCCTTATGATGAGGCGCTATTTGAATACTACTTGACCTCAACCTTGGAGAAAGTGACGCTAGATGGTGAACGCACTTTGTTGGTCTCTAGCAGTCTCATTCATGAAGCCATACCCTCTCCTGATGGCAAATTCATTCTCCTCACCACGCGACACCGACCGTTTTCTTACCAAGTTCCAGTCTCATATTTTCCTAAAAAAATTCAGGTTATTGATGATATTGGGAAATTAGTTTATGAAGTTGCCGATGTGCCACTTTTTGTACGTCGCACAACCAAATTTGACGAAGTGCGGACAGGACGGAGGGGAGTTTCCTGGCGTAGCGATGCAAAAGCGACATTGTCTTGGATAGAAGCTTTAGACGAGGGTAACCCGACCCGTGACGTTCCTAAACGGGATGCTTTGTTTGAATTGGATGTCCCCTTTAGTGATACACCAAAGCAACTGTGGCAATCAGAGTATCGCTTCCATCATCTTGCTTGGGGTAAGGAAGATGTCGCCCTGGTTTGGGAACGATGGTACGATACCCGCAAAGAGCGAATCTGGCGCATACATCCCAAAGCGCCTGAAATACCGCCGCAACTGCTGTTTGACCGTAGTTATGAAGATAAATATAGTGACCCTGGGTCAACTCTGATGACTTTAGGACCTTACAGGTACAGAGTTTTGCGCTTTGCACCCCAAGGCAACGTCATTTATCTCAACGGGCGAGGAGCATCACCCAATGGCGTCTATCCGTTTTTAGATAGCCTAGATTTGGAAACAGGGGAGACGCATCGCTTATGGCAGTGCCAAGACCCTTACTTTGAGGAAATCTGTTATGTGCTGGATGATGAAGCACAAACTGTGATGACTCGTCGCCAATCTCAAACTGAGCCACCCAATTATTTTCTTTTTAACCGTCGCGATAACCAGATTCCCATCGCGCTGACTCATTATCAAGACCCTGCTCCTCAGTTGGCTGGAGTTCATGGTGAGTTGGTGAAATATCAGCGGGCTGATGGCGTGCAACTGTCGGCTAAACTGTATCTACCTCCTGGTTATGATGCCAAGCGCGATGGTTCTCTGCCAATGTTATTTTGGGTTTATCCAGAGGAATTTAAAGATAGGGAATTTGCAGGACAGATTACTAAATCTGAAAACACTTTCAGCCGTCCCAGCCGTGCTTCTGTTTTATTTCTGTTGACGCAAGGCTATGCGGTTCTTTCTGGTCCCACGTTGCCAATCATCGGTGAAGGTGATGGAGAGCCAAATGATACTTACGTAGAGCAATTGATTGCTGGAGCTCAAGCAGCAGTTGACTATGTGGTAGGACGTGGCATTGCCGATCCTAATCGTATAGGTATATCAGGACACTCTTACGGTGCGTTTACTACCGTGAATTTACTGGGACATACTGATTTATTCCGCATAGGCATTGCTAGGAGTGGCGCTTATAACCGTACCCTGACTCCTTTTGGCTTTCAAGGAGAGCAGCGCAATTTTTGGGAGGCTCAACAAACTTACATTCATATGTCTCCTTTTACTCATGCAGCTAAAGTCAAAGCGCCACTTTTATTGATTCACGGGGAAAAAGATAGTAATGCTGGCACTTATCCACTACAAACAGAACGGCTGTATGAAGCGCTGAAGGGACTGGGAGTAACTGTTCGCTGGGTGGTCTTACCTTTAGAAGACCACGGCTATCGCTCTAGTGAAGGGGTAGCTCATGTACTTTGGGAAATGGTGAACTGGTGCGATAAGTATCTCAAATGA
- a CDS encoding pyridoxine 5'-phosphate synthase: MPTLGVNIDHIATIRQARRTVEPDPVAAAVLAELGGADGITVHLREDRRHIQDRDVRLLRQTVRSHLNLEMAATDEMVAIALDIKPDYVTLVPEKREEVTTEGGLDIVGQIGRMGEVVDKLQSFGIPVSLFIDAEEAQIEASVKVQAKFIELHTGRYAEAKDETSRAQELALLASGCEQAIQAGLRVNAGHGLTYWNVYPVACLPGMEELNIGHTIVSRAVLVGMERAVREMKLAMRGQL; the protein is encoded by the coding sequence TTGCCTACACTTGGTGTAAACATTGACCACATCGCCACCATTCGGCAAGCGCGGCGGACGGTGGAACCAGATCCCGTAGCGGCGGCGGTACTGGCAGAATTAGGAGGTGCAGATGGTATTACTGTGCATTTGCGGGAAGATAGGCGACATATTCAAGATCGAGATGTGCGCTTGTTGCGGCAAACGGTGCGATCGCACCTCAATTTAGAAATGGCGGCGACAGATGAAATGGTGGCGATCGCTCTCGACATCAAACCCGACTATGTGACTTTAGTCCCTGAAAAGCGCGAAGAAGTCACCACAGAGGGCGGGCTGGATATCGTCGGTCAAATTGGTAGAATGGGAGAGGTCGTTGATAAATTGCAAAGCTTTGGTATTCCAGTAAGTCTGTTTATCGATGCTGAAGAAGCACAAATTGAAGCTTCTGTCAAGGTTCAGGCAAAGTTTATTGAACTGCACACAGGGCGATATGCTGAGGCTAAAGATGAAACAAGTCGTGCTCAGGAATTAGCCTTGCTAGCGTCTGGGTGTGAGCAAGCAATACAAGCGGGGTTGCGAGTTAACGCCGGTCATGGACTCACCTACTGGAATGTCTACCCCGTGGCTTGTTTACCAGGCATGGAAGAACTCAACATTGGGCATACCATTGTGAGTCGGGCTGTATTAGTTGGTATGGAAAGAGCAGTCCGTGAAATGAAATTAGCGATGCGAGGTCAACTGTAG
- a CDS encoding GlsB/YeaQ/YmgE family stress response membrane protein: MNIIAWVVLGLLAGAIAKAIYPGYQGGGILATILLGIVGAFVGGTLGVLLTTGRLALAAPTFSLPGLALAVIGALIAIFIWHSFARRTV; this comes from the coding sequence ATGAACATTATTGCATGGGTAGTTTTAGGGCTTTTAGCTGGTGCAATTGCTAAAGCTATCTATCCTGGTTATCAAGGCGGTGGGATTCTTGCAACTATCTTATTGGGAATTGTCGGTGCTTTCGTCGGCGGAACTTTAGGAGTGCTTTTGACTACTGGAAGATTAGCCTTGGCTGCTCCTACTTTTAGCCTCCCTGGTTTGGCTTTAGCTGTTATTGGCGCACTGATTGCTATCTTTATTTGGCATTCGTTTGCTCGCAGAACTGTTTAA
- a CDS encoding nuclear transport factor 2 family protein, giving the protein MSTTKSNNTPLWIQDRDTVIAQGGDAQWRYQTPPDYSRSKENLAKESTHNHVEGSLEAIVQNLVRTFEMEASFKTNPQQWLSVVNEQFRMSSNGGPVYTAADVVEAGTYNLFIGDTEDYKASEETFESSANLFHTAFPKGFLWEVLEVFSGPPNVTFKWRHWGTFSGSYKEYAPTGETVEVIGMSVARVTDDLKVLSIEHYFDNSLFLKKLTGAEKQTTAEQQEGGCPFHS; this is encoded by the coding sequence ATGAGCACAACAAAGTCGAACAATACTCCCCTTTGGATACAGGATAGAGATACAGTCATTGCACAGGGTGGCGATGCCCAATGGCGCTATCAAACCCCTCCGGATTATTCCCGCTCAAAAGAAAATCTCGCCAAAGAAAGTACACATAACCACGTTGAAGGTTCACTAGAAGCGATTGTCCAAAACTTGGTGAGAACCTTTGAAATGGAAGCATCGTTCAAAACCAACCCTCAGCAGTGGTTGTCAGTTGTGAACGAACAGTTTCGTATGAGTAGTAATGGTGGTCCAGTATATACCGCTGCAGATGTGGTAGAGGCAGGCACTTACAACTTATTTATCGGCGATACTGAAGACTATAAGGCTTCTGAGGAAACTTTTGAATCATCAGCCAATCTCTTCCATACAGCATTTCCGAAAGGATTTCTGTGGGAAGTGCTGGAGGTTTTCTCTGGTCCCCCAAACGTTACGTTCAAATGGCGGCATTGGGGAACTTTTAGCGGTTCATACAAAGAGTATGCTCCCACAGGAGAGACGGTGGAGGTCATCGGTATGAGTGTGGCGCGTGTGACTGATGATTTGAAAGTTCTTTCTATAGAACACTATTTCGACAACAGCCTCTTCCTCAAAAAGCTGACAGGTGCTGAAAAACAAACAACAGCCGAACAGCAGGAAGGTGGTTGTCCTTTCCACTCCTGA